The following are encoded in a window of Clostridium thermarum genomic DNA:
- a CDS encoding GNAT family N-acetyltransferase, translating to MVQKLVTVENVTGREGEYIIKDHNGITAGRFFLIDYQAKNRSCIFRVNYYDAGNYDVLREALQILLRKIFSSTNAFKVNILISEEANIRPFTDLGFMLEGVLEESIISNGYYKNELLFGINAEEFENNQRTNVLRLKGNNIELKILTPEDAEDMTDYYIRNKTYLQDFEPAREETFYTTEVQKRILMESYKQYLNGIALSFGIYKDNKLIGKIQLSNIVMGIFRNGIVGYSIDKDFQGKGYMKEALKLVLGYAFNEMDLHRIEASTLVDNIKSQRVLLSCGFKEVGINKEYLFINGAWRDHKTFYIINN from the coding sequence ATGGTACAAAAGCTAGTAACCGTTGAAAACGTAACTGGAAGAGAAGGGGAATATATAATAAAGGATCATAATGGAATCACCGCCGGAAGATTCTTTTTAATAGATTATCAGGCAAAGAACAGAAGCTGTATTTTCAGGGTTAATTACTACGATGCAGGCAATTACGATGTTCTGAGAGAGGCCCTTCAAATCCTTTTAAGAAAAATATTTTCATCTACCAATGCTTTTAAAGTAAATATACTCATAAGTGAAGAAGCTAATATAAGACCCTTCACGGATTTAGGGTTTATGCTTGAGGGGGTCCTGGAGGAGAGCATTATTTCAAATGGTTATTATAAGAATGAGCTGCTATTTGGAATTAATGCGGAGGAGTTTGAGAACAACCAAAGGACAAATGTATTAAGGCTCAAGGGAAACAATATCGAACTGAAGATTCTCACTCCTGAAGATGCAGAAGATATGACAGATTACTATATAAGAAACAAAACCTATCTCCAAGATTTTGAACCTGCCAGAGAGGAAACCTTCTATACTACGGAGGTTCAAAAAAGAATATTAATGGAGAGCTATAAGCAGTATTTAAACGGCATAGCTTTAAGTTTTGGAATTTATAAGGACAATAAACTCATTGGTAAGATTCAATTGAGCAACATTGTAATGGGCATATTTAGAAACGGTATTGTGGGCTATTCTATAGATAAGGACTTTCAAGGAAAAGGCTATATGAAAGAAGCCTTGAAGCTGGTTTTAGGATATGCTTTTAATGAAATGGACTTACACAGAATAGAGGCATCTACACTGGTAGATAATATAAAATCTCAAAGAGTACTGCTGTCTTGTGGCTTTAAGGAAGTGGGCATAAATAAAGAGTATTTATTTATTAACGGAGCATGGAGAGATCATAAGACTTTTTATATAATTAATAATTAG